In one window of Mus pahari chromosome 3, PAHARI_EIJ_v1.1, whole genome shotgun sequence DNA:
- the LOC110318645 gene encoding olfactory receptor 1J4-like → MKRNNQSVVSEFILLGLPIRPEEQGMYYALFLTMYLTTVLGNLLIILLIRLDSHLHTPMYFFLSHLAFTDISFSSVTVPKMLRNMYIHDPSIPYAECIAQMYFFILFTDLDNFLLTSMAYDRYVAICHPLHYTTIMREELCILLVAISWILSCVSALSHTLLLAWLSFCADNTIPHFFCDLAALLKLSCSDISLNELVIFTVGTTVITLPLICILISYGRIVATILKVSSNKGICKALSTCGSHLSVVSLYYGTIIGLYFIPSSSTSSDKGIVASVMYTVVTPLLNPFIYSIRNRDMKEALKKLFNRASISI, encoded by the coding sequence ATGAAAAGGAATAACCAGAGTGTGGTGTCTGAGTTCATCCTCCTGGGGCTCCCCATCCGGCCAGAGGAGCAAGGCATGTACTATGCCCTGTTTCTGACCATGTATCTGACAACTGTGTTGGGGAACCTGCTCATCATCCTGCTCATCAGGCTGGACTCtcacctccacacccccatgtacttcttcctcagccactTGGCCTTCACAGACATCTCTTTCTCATCTGTCACTGTACCTAAGATGCTAAGGAATATGTATATTCATGATCCATCCATTCCTTATGCAGAGTGTATAGCACAGatgtattttttcatattattcaCTGATCTGGACAACTTTCTCCTCACTTCAATGGCATATGATCGGTATGTGGCCATCTGTCATCCCCTGCACTATACGACCATCATGAGAGAGGAGCTCTGTATCTTACTGGTAGCTATATCCTGGATCCTATCCTGTGTCAGTGCCCTGTCACACACCCTCCTGTTGGCCTGGCTATCCTTCTGTGCTGACAACACCATTCCTCATTTCTTCTGTGACCTCGCTGCCTTACTGAAGCTCTCATGCTCAGACATCTCCCTCAATGAACTGGTCATTTTTACAGTAGGCACAACAGTCATTACTCTGCCATTAATATGTATATTGATCTCTTATGGTCGCATTGTGGCCACCATTCTGAAGGTTTCATCTAACAAAGGGATCTGCAAAGCATTGTCCACATGTGGTTCCCACCTCTCTGTGGTGTCTCTGTATTATGGTACAATTATTGGACTTTATTTTATACCTTCATCCAGTACTTCTAGTGACAAGGGCATAGTTGCTTCTGTTATGTACACGGTTGTCACTCCATTGCTGAACCCCTTCATTTATAGTATAAGGAACAGAGACATGAAGGAGGCTTTGAAGAAGCTCTTCAACAGAGCATCAATCTCAATTTAA